A genomic region of Notamacropus eugenii isolate mMacEug1 chromosome 3, mMacEug1.pri_v2, whole genome shotgun sequence contains the following coding sequences:
- the LOC140531198 gene encoding olfactory receptor 2A1/2A42-like: METNQTTVTDFILLGFLVSPKMHLILFGLFFLLYTFTLLGNGVILGLICLDSRLHTPMYFFLSQLAIVDISYASNTVPQMLANLLEPAKPISFAGCIMQTYLFLMFALIECLLLVMMSYDRYVAICHPLRYALIMNWTVCLALAIMSWAAGSFLPLVHVFLLLRLPFCGPREINHFFCEILSVLKLACADIWLNKLVIFIACVFILVGPLCLVLISYTHILSAILRIQAGEGRKKAFSTCSSHLCVVGLFFGSAIITYMAPNSRKSEEQQKILFLFYSFFNPTLNPLIYSLRNAEVKGALKRLFRKERQG, translated from the coding sequence ATGGAGACCAACCAGACCACAGTGACAGATTTCATTCTGCTGGGATTTCTGGTTAGTCCTAAGATGCACCTGATTCTCTTTGGACTCTTCTTTCTACTCTACACCTTCACTCTGCTGGGAAATGGAGTCATCCTGGGGCTGATTTGTCTTGACTCCCGACTCCAcactcccatgtacttcttcctttCACAACTGGCTATTGTTGACATTTCTTATGCCTCAAACACAGTCCCCCAAATGCTGGCCAATCTCCTGGAACCAGCCAAGCCCATCTCATTTGCAGGTTGCATAATGCAGACCTATCTCTTTTTGATGTTTGCTCTCATAGAATGTCTTCTGCTGGTAATGATGAGCTATGACCGGTATGTGGCAATCTGTCACCCTCTCAGATATGCTCTCATTATGAACTGGACAGTGTGTCTTGCACTTGCTATCATGTCCTGGGCAGCTGGATCCTTTCTGCCATTGGTTCATGTATTTCTACTCCTTAGGCTACCCTTCTGTGGGCCTCGGGAAATCAACCACTTCTTCTGTGAAATCCTATCTGTCCTGAAACTTGCCTGTGCAGACATATGGCTCAACAAATTAGTCATCTTTATTGCTTGTGTGTTTATCTTAGTTGGACCCCTCTGCTTAGTCCTCATCTCCTACACCCATATCCTTAGTGCTATCTTGAGAATCCaggcaggggaaggaagaaagaaagcctTCTCCACATGTTCCTCCCACCTCTGTGTGGTGGGACTTTTCTTTGGCAGTGCCATCATCACTTACATGGCTCCTAACTCAAGGAAATCTGAGGAGCAACagaaaattcttttcttattttacagtttctTTAATCCTACCCTAAATCCTTTGATCTATAGCCTGAGAAATGCAGAGGTAAAAGGGGCTCTGAAGAGATTGTTTAGGAAGGAGAGGCAAGGTTAG